Within Streptomyces roseirectus, the genomic segment CGACCTGGAACCGCTCGACGCACCCCACGCGCGCGTGCTGCTCGGCGACGGGGACGACGCCACGGACACCCTCGCGGAAGCGGTCGACGGCCACCCCCTCGCGCTCGCGCTCCTGGGCCGCGCCATCCGCGCGGGACACCACCCGCGCACCCTCTACGACCACCTGCACGCGCGCGGCAGATCACTCCTCGACACCCTGGCCGAGGACGACGTCACCGCGGACGTCGTCGCGGACGTGGCCGGAGAGGAGGCCACCGACGTCCTGCGCTGCGCCGCCGCCCTCCACCCGCTGCCGCTCACCGTGCGGGACGCCGCCGGCGTCCTGGCCGCCGTGGACCGCGTGCCCCCGGCGGTCGCCAGGCGCCGGGCCGCCCAGGGCGTCGCGGAACTCTCCGTACGCAGCCTGCTGGACCCGGAGAACGCCGCCGACGGCGTCCGTGAGGCGTGGCGCCTGCACCCCGTCACCCTGCACGCCTGGCACCACCACGACCCCGCCCCGGCCCGCACGGAGGCCCTCAGGCACGCCGCCCTGCGCGCGCTGTGCGGGCGTCGTGGCCCGGATACCCTGGGTCTTCCCGGCAGCCGGAGGGAGGGCCTTGTGGCAGCGTCCAGCGAGTCCGAGCGGATGGCCGCGTTCGACATCCAGGTCGAACTCGTCACCCGGATCGGCGTCCAGGAACTCGCACCTGGGCAGGGGAGCCTGCGTGAGGCGCTGGCCTCGCTCAAGTCGGTGATCGACTTCACGCGCGCGACACTGCACACGTACAGCATCGGCCTCGCGCCCGGCGCGGGCGCGCAGACCGTGCAGAGCCTGGCCTACAGCCTGGTCAACGAGGTGATCCGGCCCTTCACCACCACCTGGCACCCGCGCCTGACGGCCTACGAGGCGACCCGCCCCGACGCCGTCAGCCCGCTCGACCACGAGGCCGGCTGGGCCGAGGGCGCGGCCATGCGCGCCGAACTGGCCGCGTTGCGCGAGCCGTTGCAGGAGATCGTGCGGGGGCTCGGCGGGATCTCCGGCGCCGGGTTCGGGCTGGCCGCGGCGGGCTGAAACCCGGTGGTGGCACCGGGCCGCCGCTCCCTAGCCTGCGGTCATGCCACACCTCACCGACGCCCAGTTCCTCGACACCGTCGCCGACCGGCTCGCCGCGCTCCCCACGGTCCGCGCCGTCGCCCTCGGCGGCTCACGCGCGCAGGGGACCGCGCGGCCCGACAGCGACTGGGACCTGGCGGTCTACTACCGGGGCGCCTTCGACCCGCGGGACCTGCGGGCGATCGGCTGGCCGGGGGAGGTCTCGGAGGTCGGCGGCTGGGGCGGGGGAGTGTTCAACGGGGGCGGCTGGCTGGACGTCGAAGGGCGACGCGTCGACGTCCACTACCGCGACCTGGACGTCGTCGAACGGGAACTGGCGCACGCGCGTGAGGGCCACTACCGGGTCGAGCCGCTGCTGTTCCACCTCGCGGGCATCCCGACCTACCTGATCGTCGCCGAACTCGCGATCAACCAGGTGCTGCGCGGCCAGGCGCCCCGCCCGGACGGCTATCCCGGGAAACTGCGCACCGCCGCGAGCGCGCGCTGGTACGACGCCGCACGGGCCACCCTCGACTACGCGCGCGCCTCGCACGCCCCGGCGGGCCGACGGACCGAGACGCTGGGGGCGATCGCCGTCGCCGCCGCACAGACGGGGCACGCCGTGCTCGCCGCGCGCGGCGAGTGGGTCACCAACGAGAAACGGCTGCTGGACCGCGCGGGCCTGCGGGACGTCGACTCCGTCGTCAGCGGGACGACGGACCTCGCGGAGGCCATCGACCGCGCCCGCGCGCTGTTCGAGGAACGGATGACGGAGGCGCGCCGCCCATGACGGGCGCCGCCCATAACGGGCACGCCGGGAAGCACGGAGGCAATCCAGGAGTTGCGTTCATAAAGAAACCCTCTGATCACACTCCGCTTCACCTCGGCGAAACGCGGCCGCCCCGCCCGTTCCGTACGGTGGAGAGCAGCCCGAAGCCCCGGCCGACGTCGCCCGACGGCACCCGTCCCGTCACGACAGGAGCCCTGTGTCCCCAAGCGCCGGTGTCGCCCTCCCGCCCTGGCTCGCCCACGCGTTGCGCGCGCAACGCGGCCCGGTTCCGTGGGCCGCGGTCGCGCGCGGGGCGCTCGCGGCGGGCCCGCTGCTGGCGGTCGCCGTCGCCCTGGACCGCACCTCCCTGGGCGTCGTCGCCGCCATCGCCGCGATGCTCGCCGGGATCAACGACCGTCCGGGCAGCAGGCGGACGTCTATCCAGCGGCTCGGGACGCCCGCGCTCGCCGGAGCGGCCGGACTCCTCACCGGCACCTACGCGGGCGGGCACGCGGGGCCCGTCGTCCTCACCCTCGTCCTGACCGCCCTCGGGCTCCTCGCCGGCGGCATGAGCGCCATCGGGCCCGTCGCCTCGGCGGCCGGCACCCAACTGCTCGTCGCCTCCGCGATCGGCGCGGGGATGCCGGTCGACGAGAGCGGCTGGCAGCGCGCCCTTGCCTACCTCGCGGGCGCCGGCTGGCTGCTCCTGCTGCGCCTCGCCCTGCCCACGCCCGGCTCGCTCGCCGGGGACTTCCGCTTCGACGGCGAACGCGACGCCGTCGCCCGCGTGTACGACGCGGTCGCAGCCCTCCTGGACGCCGTCGGCGGACCCGACGCCACCACCCGCCGGGCCGCCCTCACCGCCGCCCTCGACCACGCCCAGGACGCCCTCGCGGGCCCCCGCCTGCGCCGCTACGCCAGCTCCTCCGCCGAACGGCGGCTGCACGCGCAGTACGCAGCCGCGCTGCCCCTCGCCGAGGCCGCGACCGCGCTCGCCTGGGCCGGCGACCCGGTCGCCGAACGGGCCTCCGAAGGGCCCCGGCGCCTCGCCGCCGCCGTCCGCGAGAACACGCACACCGGGCCGCTGCCTGCGCCCTCCCGGTCCGCGCCCGCGCTGCGCGCCCTCGACGACGCGCTGCTGCACGCCGCCGAGGCGTTCGACCGGGGCCACGGCGACGCCCTGCACGCGCGCAGGCGCGGCGCCGCCGACCTGCTGCGGGCCGCCTTCGGCACCGGCGGGCGGGAGTACGGGCTGCGCGTCGCCCTGTGCTTCGGCGCCAGCGCGGCCATCGCCCAGGCCCTGCACCACTCCCACTGGTACGGCGAGCACACGCACTGGTACTGGCTGCCGGCCACCGCCGTCTTCCTCGTCAAGCCCGACCTCGGGCCGCTCGTCTCGCGCGTGCTGTGCCGGGCCGCCGGGACCGTCCTCGGGGCGCTCGTCTTCGCCGGCTTCGCCGCGTTCCTGCCCCGCCCCGAAGGGCTCATCGCCCTCGTCGCCGTCTGCGGCGCCCTCGTCCCCGTCGCGACCCGGCACTTCGCCGCGCAGACCGCCGTCGTCACCGTCCTCGTCCTCGCCCTCGTCATGGTCGGCGGCGAACCCCAGGCGTCCGCGGGGCGCATCGGCGAGACGCTGGTGGCCTGCGTCCTCGTCCTCGTCGTCGGCCACCTCCCGATGCCGGGGGAGCGCGGTGGCCAGGTGCGGGCGCGGCTCGCGGTGGCGACCGAGGCCGCGCAGGAGTACCTGGCGTACGTGCTGAGCGGCACCGAGCACGCGGAGCCGGGGCGTGGCGAAAAGCCGCAGAAGCGCGTCAGGCGGCCTTGGCGGCACGAGAAGCGGGAAGATGTGCACACGGGGCTCCACGGCGGCGAGAGTGGCCCTCAGGTGCCTCACAGCCCCCTTTCCGCCGCGTCCGGCACTCCGGGAGGGGACCGCGCCACCCGCTGGGCCCTGCGCCGTGAGGCGTACCGCACGCTCGCCGAAGCCCGCACCGCCATCGCCCTCTCCGCCGCCGAACACCCCGCGCTCGCCCGCCACACCGCCGGCACCGACGAGGTCGCCGCCCTCCTCGAACGGCTCGTCGACACGACCACCGCGAGCGCCGTGCAGATCGACGACACCGGGCACCTCGGCCACCGGCACCGCGAACTGCTCGACGAACTCCTCACCGCGCTCGACACGCACCGCGTACCGGGACCCAGGGCCCGGATCAGGCTGCCGCGCGCGGTCTGAACGCACGCGGGCGCTACGGGACCCGCACCCACACCGGCGCGTGGTCCGACCCCGGCGCGTCCCGCCGCTCCCTCGGGTCCTCGCCCACCGACGGCAGCCGCAGCACCCCGCCCTCGTCCGGCAACCCGGTGCCCGCCTCGGTCACACGGTGCACCAGACGGTGGCTGAGCAGCACGTGGTCGATCAGCTCGCGGCGCCCGGAGTTGACGCGGGAGTAGCGGCGGTCGGCGGGGATGAGCGGCGCGACGTTCCACAGGCGGACCCGGTCGCCCTGGTCAGGCACCTTGTAGCCGGGCGTGCCGATCTCGGACCCGGGAGGGCCGAGGAGGATCTGCGTGGTGGCGGCCTGGACCTCGTCGTTGAGGTCGCCCAGGACGACGACGTCACGCGCGCGCCCGTCGCCCGCGAGCAGTTCGTCCGCCAGGGCGCGCAGCGTCACCGCCTCGGCGGCCCTGCGGTACAGCGCGTACGCGCCGTAGCGGGCCCGCTCGCCCTCGTCGTGCGGGAAGAAACGGTTGCCCGGGTACGTCAGGAGCTTCGACTTCAGGTGGGCCACCGCGAGCAGCACCCCGCCGGCCCGCACCGCCAGGAGACCGCGCCCGGGCGCGGAGACGGCCGACCCGGCGTCGTCGACCTGCACGGGCCGCAGCTTGTGCGGGAACGCGTCGACGTCCGCGACGACCTCCAGGGGCGTCCGGCTCAGCACCCCGACACGGATGCCGCGGCCGTCGGGATGCTCGGACAGGGCGGTGTGCCACTCGCCGCCCACCGCGTCGACGAGGTCGCCCAGCGCGTCGGGATCGCCGACCTCCTGGACGCCCAGGAGGCCGGGGTCCAGCGCCCTGATCACCCCGGCCAGGTCGGCGAGTTTCGTGTCGTAGGTGGCCTTGTCCTTCGGCCCGAAGGGGCCGCCGGGCCGGTAGAGGTTTTCCAGGTTCCAGGTGCCGAGGAGCATGACGGGCTCCCTCCAGAGCGCTTCCAGGGCCCCAGGGTGCGCTCGGGGGAGACCGCCGCGACAGGTGCGGGACCGTGATGCCCGCCACGGCTCACGCAGGCCGAGGACCCCGTCGTACGGTGTCAGGATGACCCCATCCGCGGACCTCGTCATCTCGGGCTGCACGATTCTCGAACCGGGTCTCACTTTCCGCGACGGCGCCACCCTCGTCGTCCGGGACGGCCTGATCGAGACGGTCACCGGCGCACCCGCGCCCGCCGCCGTCCGGCACATCGACGCCCGGGGGCAGGTCGCCCTCCCCGGGCTGATCAACTGCCACACGCACGCGTCCATGGTCGCCTTCCGGGGCCTCGCGGAGGACCTGCCGACCGAGGAGTGGTTCAACGACGTCGTCTGGCCCGTGGAGGCCAACCTCACCGCGCGCGACGTCGCCCTCGGCGCCAGGCTCGCCTGCGCCGAGATGATCCGCGCGGGCGTCACCTGCTTCGCCGACCACTACTTCGCGATGGACGAGGTCGCCGCCGCCGTCACGGAGACCGGCCTGCGCGCGCACCTCGGGCAGGCGTTCTTCTCCTCCCAGGGAGCACGGGGCCGCGCGGAGTCCCTGGAGTTCGCCCTGCGCCACCGCGACGGCGCCGGCGGCCGGATCACCACCGCCCTCGCCCCGCACGCCCCCTACACCGTCACCGAGGCCGACCTCGCCGCCACCGCCGCCCTCGCCCAAGAACACGGCCTGCCCGTCCACCTGCACGCCGCCGAGAACCGCGACCAGACCGAGACCAGCCTCGCGCGCCACGGCGTCACCCCGATCGACGTCCTGGAACGCACCGGGATCCTCGACACGGACGTCCTGATCGCGCACGGCACCGGCATCCTCGACCGCGACCTGCCCGTCCTCGCCCGCGCGCGAGGGCGCGTGTCCGTCGCCACCGCCCCGCGCGGGTACCTCAAGTTCGCCTGGCCGACGACCACGCCCGTGCGCGCACTGCGCGAGATCGGCGTCCCCGTGGGGCTCGCGACGGACGGAGCGGCCTCCAACAACTCCCTGGACGTCTGGGAGGCGATGGCCCTGACCGCGCTGGTCCAGAAGTCCACGACCGGCGATCCGCGCTGGCTGACGGCCCGCCAGGCCCTCGACCACGCCGGCCCGCAGAGTGCGCGGGCGCTCGGCCTGGACGACCGCGTCGGCACCCTCGCCCCCGGCACGCGCGCCGACCTGATCCTCGTCGACCTCACCGGACCCCACACCCAGCCCGTCCACGACCTCGCCGCCACCCTCGTGCACAGCGCCCGCTCCGCCGACGTCCGCACGACGGTCGTCGACGGCCGCGTCCTCATGCACGAGCGCGAACTGCTCACCGTCGACGTCCCGGCCGTCGTCGAGGAGCTGACGGCCCGGCTGCCCGCGCTCCAGGAGCGCGGGCACGGCCGCCGCGTCCAGGAGTACGACATCTGAGGGGCCGCCGCGCGGGGGCCGGAAAAATTCTTCGCCCGCGACGATGAGTTCCGCGCACGTGCGCAGTCACCCCTTCCGACGGACCGTCACGCACGTCAGTACAGAAGGGGTGGGCGATGTCGCTCCCGGAGATCGTCTCGCGCGAACAGTGGCGCGCGGCGCGCGAGGACCTGCTGGCCAAGGAGGCGGCCGTCGCCCGCGCGCGGGACGCGCTCGCCGTCGAGCGGCGCCGGATGCCCATGGTCGAGGTCGACGCGGAGTACGTCTTCGAGGGCGGCGACGGCAAGGCGACCCTGCTCGACCTCTTCGAGGGACGCGGCCAGCTCGTCGTCCACCACTTCATGTTCGCGCCCGAGTGGGAGGCCGGCTGCCGGGGCTGCTCGGCCTTCCTCGACCAGATCGGCCACCTCGCCCACCTCAAGGCCCGCGACACGTCCTTCGCGGTCGTCTCCAGGACGCCCTACACGCGGATCCTGCCGTTCAAGGCGCGCCTGGGCTGGACGGTGCCCTGGTACTCGTCCTACGACAGCGACTTCAACGCCGACTTCGGGGCGACCGCCAAGGGGGCCGACGGCGAACTCCTGGAGCGGCCGGGGCTGAGCTGCTTCCTGCGCGACGTGGACCGCGTCTTCCACACGTACGCGGCGCACGGGCGCGGACTCGACGGGATCGGCTCGCTCAGCAGCCTCCTCGACCTCACCGCGCGCGGGCGCCAGGACGACGGCGTACCGGTTCTGCACCACGACGAGTACGAATTCTGATCGTTTCCTTCCGAATCGCGGCCCCTTGGGCGGTCCATGTCGTTTTCACAGTCCGTACGGACGCAGTGTCAGGTAGGTCTCAGTCCTGTCATATGCCGAGCCGATCGGGCCCGCCGCGCGTTCACTCCAGTACGGACGACGCTTTCGGAGGACGACATGATGAACGGGCGGACCGTACTGGAACGGTTTCCCGCGGGCGGCCCGCGCGGGTCGTGGCCGGCGGAGGAGTTCGCGCGCGCCAGACGCTCCGAGGGGCTTGAGGCCGAGGTCGTCATGGACCTCGCGAGCGACACGTTCCTGGTGATCGTGCGGGGTCACTCCGGCGAGTGAGCGGGCAGCCGCACGGTGAACTGCTCGGCCTGGAGCGCGTACAGCTCGGCGTACACGCCCCCGGTCGCCAGCAGCTCCTCCGGTGTCCCGGACTCGACGAGCTTCCCCTGGTCGAGGACGTGCACCAGGTCGGCGTGGCGGACCGAGGCCAGCCGGTGGGTGATCAGGACGACCGTCTGGCCGCTCCCGGCGAGCGCCCGGATCTTCTCGAAGACCTCCAGCTCCGCGCGCGCGTCGAGCGCGGCCGTCGGCTCGTCCACGACGAGGATGCGCCCGCGCCGGTAGGCCGCCCGCGCGATGCCCAGCCGCTGCCACTGGCCCCCCGACAGCTCGTGACCGCCGCTGAACTGGCGGGCCAGGAGCGTGTCCAGCCCGCGCGGGAGGTCCGCGACGACGTCCTCGGCGCCCGCCTGCGCGACGGACGCGGCCAGCCGCTCGTCGGTGAGCGGGGCGGCGGAGCGGCCGACGGCGACGTTGACCTTCGCGGTGAACGGCCAGCGCTTGAAGTCCTGGGCCACCATCGCGATCCGCTCGGCGAGCTGCCCGCGGTCGGCCTCCGCGGCGTCCACGCCGTCCCACAGGATGCGGCCCGAGTCCGGGCGGTACAGCCCTGCGAGCAGCTTCACCAGGGTCGTCTTGCCCGAGCCGTTCTCGCCGACCAGGGCGACGATCCGGCCCAGCGGGAGCGTGAGCGTGACGTCGTCCAGGGCGGGCCGGTGCTCCGGGGACGCCTCGCCCGGGTAACGGAACGTGACGTTCTCGAACCGGATCTCCCGGGGGTCCTCCGGAAGGTCCACGCCGCCCGCCGGGATCGCCCGCGCCGCCGCCTCGACGTACAGGCGTTGCAGGTCGCCGACGAACAGCGCCTCCTCGTGGAGCTGGTTCACCTCCAGGACCAGCGTGTTGAGGCTCGCCGAACCGCTGCGGATCGCGATCACGGCCGTCCCCGCGACGGACAGGGCCATCGCGCCGCCCAGCAGCAGCCCGCCCAGCGTCGCGTACGTCGCGCAGGTCGCCAGGCCCGTCCAGCCCGCCGCGATCAGGCCCGTACGGGCCTGTAGACGGGCCAGGCGGGTCTGTTCGGCCTCCGCGGTCTCCGACATCGCCCGGAAGTGCCGCAGCAGGAACGGGCCGACGCCGTGCACCCGGATCTCCGGGGCCGCCGCCGGTTCGGTCAGCAGACTCGCGATCAGCTGTCCCGCGCGCGCGTGCTGCACCCACGTGTGGAACGACTCGTAGTGGCGCCTGGCGTTCGTCAGCGCGCTCCAGGCGCTCGGCAGCGTCATCGTCACCAGCAGGGGCAGCAGCAGCGGGTGCAGGACCGTCAGGACGCTCGCGGCGGCGGCCAGGGAGATCACCGAGTTCACCACACGCGTGCCGTACCCGATCATCCTGCGGGCCGACCGCGCGCCGTACTGCGCGGTGTCCAGCAGCTTGTGGAACGCGTGGTCCTCGATCGCGGCCAGCTCCACGGCCGCGGCCCGCTCCAGGTACAGCTCGGTCGCCACCCGCTCGACCTTGGGCTCCAGACGGCCCGTCGCGTACGTCGACGCCGCGCGCAGCAGCGCCCCGAGGAGCAGGACGACGGCCATCGCGACGAGCGCCGGGACGGCACCGCGCACCCGGTCCTCGATCGGCCCCTCGGAGATCAGCCGGCTCAGGGCACTGTTCACCGCGAGCAGGCTGACGGCCTGGGCGGCGCCGTGGGTCACCTCGGCGGCCACGACGACCTTCGCCGCGCGCGGGTCCGCCTGCCGGGCCAGCCTCAGACTCACCGCGAGCAGTGACGGAAGCCGGGTGAGCATCGCGCGCAGGTTCAGTTCGAGGAAGGCGTCGTTGTGCTGGTTCCAGCCCGTGTCGTAGCTGAGCGGGCCGCCGAAGAGCAGCCGCTCCGAGTCGGAGACCTCGCGGTCGTCCAGGCTCTCCTTCTGCTGCCCGCGCGGTCTGCGCACGCTTCGCCTCCCCCGAGGTACGGCCCTTCGGCATATGCACGAACGGCCACTATGGCGCGGGCGGGCCGGGCGGGGGAGAGCGCGTGAGCAGAGGCGCGTGTGCGCGGGCGTGCGCCGTGGGGCGGGGCGGAA encodes:
- a CDS encoding toll/interleukin-1 receptor domain-containing protein, translated to MWDVFLSYSRADVESVRPLARALREGGLRVFTDETGVAPFEGISDTIRRELARSKALLAYYSAGYPAREACQWELTCAYLAGLAEGDPRRRVMVVNPEPAAAHIHPVELRDARHADPADPAGLVADVRAHVARLDGPMGLPEPAEGRSRPGPHPEFVGRLPELWQVHSALHAHAAPLTAGRAAARTVQIRGMAGIGKTLLAREYALRFEAAYPGGVHWLDGRAYDASARALDVDPRRFDRPFLWIVDGVPTGRLTVQEIVAMTAPHPLGHTLFTLRSRAYDALGAVVDLEPLDAPHARVLLGDGDDATDTLAEAVDGHPLALALLGRAIRAGHHPRTLYDHLHARGRSLLDTLAEDDVTADVVADVAGEEATDVLRCAAALHPLPLTVRDAAGVLAAVDRVPPAVARRRAAQGVAELSVRSLLDPENAADGVREAWRLHPVTLHAWHHHDPAPARTEALRHAALRALCGRRGPDTLGLPGSRREGLVAASSESERMAAFDIQVELVTRIGVQELAPGQGSLREALASLKSVIDFTRATLHTYSIGLAPGAGAQTVQSLAYSLVNEVIRPFTTTWHPRLTAYEATRPDAVSPLDHEAGWAEGAAMRAELAALREPLQEIVRGLGGISGAGFGLAAAG
- a CDS encoding nucleotidyltransferase domain-containing protein is translated as MPHLTDAQFLDTVADRLAALPTVRAVALGGSRAQGTARPDSDWDLAVYYRGAFDPRDLRAIGWPGEVSEVGGWGGGVFNGGGWLDVEGRRVDVHYRDLDVVERELAHAREGHYRVEPLLFHLAGIPTYLIVAELAINQVLRGQAPRPDGYPGKLRTAASARWYDAARATLDYARASHAPAGRRTETLGAIAVAAAQTGHAVLAARGEWVTNEKRLLDRAGLRDVDSVVSGTTDLAEAIDRARALFEERMTEARRP
- a CDS encoding FUSC family protein; protein product: MSPSAGVALPPWLAHALRAQRGPVPWAAVARGALAAGPLLAVAVALDRTSLGVVAAIAAMLAGINDRPGSRRTSIQRLGTPALAGAAGLLTGTYAGGHAGPVVLTLVLTALGLLAGGMSAIGPVASAAGTQLLVASAIGAGMPVDESGWQRALAYLAGAGWLLLLRLALPTPGSLAGDFRFDGERDAVARVYDAVAALLDAVGGPDATTRRAALTAALDHAQDALAGPRLRRYASSSAERRLHAQYAAALPLAEAATALAWAGDPVAERASEGPRRLAAAVRENTHTGPLPAPSRSAPALRALDDALLHAAEAFDRGHGDALHARRRGAADLLRAAFGTGGREYGLRVALCFGASAAIAQALHHSHWYGEHTHWYWLPATAVFLVKPDLGPLVSRVLCRAAGTVLGALVFAGFAAFLPRPEGLIALVAVCGALVPVATRHFAAQTAVVTVLVLALVMVGGEPQASAGRIGETLVACVLVLVVGHLPMPGERGGQVRARLAVATEAAQEYLAYVLSGTEHAEPGRGEKPQKRVRRPWRHEKREDVHTGLHGGESGPQVPHSPLSAASGTPGGDRATRWALRREAYRTLAEARTAIALSAAEHPALARHTAGTDEVAALLERLVDTTTASAVQIDDTGHLGHRHRELLDELLTALDTHRVPGPRARIRLPRAV
- a CDS encoding endonuclease/exonuclease/phosphatase family protein, whose translation is MLLGTWNLENLYRPGGPFGPKDKATYDTKLADLAGVIRALDPGLLGVQEVGDPDALGDLVDAVGGEWHTALSEHPDGRGIRVGVLSRTPLEVVADVDAFPHKLRPVQVDDAGSAVSAPGRGLLAVRAGGVLLAVAHLKSKLLTYPGNRFFPHDEGERARYGAYALYRRAAEAVTLRALADELLAGDGRARDVVVLGDLNDEVQAATTQILLGPPGSEIGTPGYKVPDQGDRVRLWNVAPLIPADRRYSRVNSGRRELIDHVLLSHRLVHRVTEAGTGLPDEGGVLRLPSVGEDPRERRDAPGSDHAPVWVRVP
- a CDS encoding amidohydrolase, producing MTPSADLVISGCTILEPGLTFRDGATLVVRDGLIETVTGAPAPAAVRHIDARGQVALPGLINCHTHASMVAFRGLAEDLPTEEWFNDVVWPVEANLTARDVALGARLACAEMIRAGVTCFADHYFAMDEVAAAVTETGLRAHLGQAFFSSQGARGRAESLEFALRHRDGAGGRITTALAPHAPYTVTEADLAATAALAQEHGLPVHLHAAENRDQTETSLARHGVTPIDVLERTGILDTDVLIAHGTGILDRDLPVLARARGRVSVATAPRGYLKFAWPTTTPVRALREIGVPVGLATDGAASNNSLDVWEAMALTALVQKSTTGDPRWLTARQALDHAGPQSARALGLDDRVGTLAPGTRADLILVDLTGPHTQPVHDLAATLVHSARSADVRTTVVDGRVLMHERELLTVDVPAVVEELTARLPALQERGHGRRVQEYDI
- a CDS encoding DUF899 domain-containing protein, whose amino-acid sequence is MSLPEIVSREQWRAAREDLLAKEAAVARARDALAVERRRMPMVEVDAEYVFEGGDGKATLLDLFEGRGQLVVHHFMFAPEWEAGCRGCSAFLDQIGHLAHLKARDTSFAVVSRTPYTRILPFKARLGWTVPWYSSYDSDFNADFGATAKGADGELLERPGLSCFLRDVDRVFHTYAAHGRGLDGIGSLSSLLDLTARGRQDDGVPVLHHDEYEF
- a CDS encoding ABC transporter ATP-binding protein, whose translation is MRRPRGQQKESLDDREVSDSERLLFGGPLSYDTGWNQHNDAFLELNLRAMLTRLPSLLAVSLRLARQADPRAAKVVVAAEVTHGAAQAVSLLAVNSALSRLISEGPIEDRVRGAVPALVAMAVVLLLGALLRAASTYATGRLEPKVERVATELYLERAAAVELAAIEDHAFHKLLDTAQYGARSARRMIGYGTRVVNSVISLAAAASVLTVLHPLLLPLLVTMTLPSAWSALTNARRHYESFHTWVQHARAGQLIASLLTEPAAAPEIRVHGVGPFLLRHFRAMSETAEAEQTRLARLQARTGLIAAGWTGLATCATYATLGGLLLGGAMALSVAGTAVIAIRSGSASLNTLVLEVNQLHEEALFVGDLQRLYVEAAARAIPAGGVDLPEDPREIRFENVTFRYPGEASPEHRPALDDVTLTLPLGRIVALVGENGSGKTTLVKLLAGLYRPDSGRILWDGVDAAEADRGQLAERIAMVAQDFKRWPFTAKVNVAVGRSAAPLTDERLAASVAQAGAEDVVADLPRGLDTLLARQFSGGHELSGGQWQRLGIARAAYRRGRILVVDEPTAALDARAELEVFEKIRALAGSGQTVVLITHRLASVRHADLVHVLDQGKLVESGTPEELLATGGVYAELYALQAEQFTVRLPAHSPE